GGGTGAGGGATACCCTGAAGGCGTTGCCCAGCGCGGTGCACGTAAGGGAGTTGACAGAGCAGGGCGTGAAGATTATCGACGGCCATCACCGCTGGCATGGCGCGAAGCTGGCACAGGCAGCAGGTCATGAAATCCGCTTGGAGTGCAAAGACTTTGTAGGCGGTGAAGCCGATCGCATTGCCTTCATGGTAACAAGCAGCCAGGGCAGGGCATTAGAACCTTGGAACGTGCCGCCGCGTATCAGCGCATGATCAATCAGGGTTGGGAACCGGCAGAAATTGCCAGGAAAGTGAAGCGTTCACCCGCTGATGTGGATCACCACCTCCAGTTACTGACCGTGGGTGATGGCCTGCTTGCAATGGTTAAAACTGGCGAAGTTGCGGTGACGACCGCTGTAGCGCTGGTCCGGGAGCATTGAGCCAAAGCCGAGACGGTAGCCAAAACCCAGCTGGAGAAAGCCAAAGCCAGTGGCAAGAAGAAACTGACCCGTTCCGCTGCTATGCCGCAGTTCAGCGCAGTAAAAGCAAGGCGCTTGGCAGAATTGCTTTGTGAAGCTGAATATATTGGGATCAAAGATGGGAAAGCTGTGTTGCATCATGATGATAAATACACTCAGGAAATAATGACACTCCTCGCAGATTATCGTGGAGTAATATTGTAAAGTGGGTGTGGCGGAAAGCTCTACCTTCTAATCCAGTAATTCGCGCTAATGCATTAATGTTTATCTATTAGGATGCTAATTAATAATATTGTGTTGGTTTTTCGCACTGTGACTGAGGTGGGCATAGGATTTCATTAGCATCAGAGTCGTAGTAGATACATGATTTTTATAGTGTTACTGGCGGATTAAAGAATAACCCTTACCGAAGGGGTGAGGAATATTTATCCGGCTATACTAATCTTAAATGGAAATTAACCATGTCAATTAATTCATGTTTCTGAGGTATCTTATGAAAATAAAACCTAAAGATTTACTTGCTTGGGATATAGTGTCGGTTGTTCTTGATACGGTTGATCCCATGGAGAGGAAATATCTTAGTGATGTGATTTATAGTAGTATTAATGAAAAGCGTGTTAGTGATATTCCTGGTGCATTCGATACTTCTGAGGTGATTCAATATACATCGCAAAATTTATTCTTGGCTGTCAAGTATGTTTTAGGGATCGTTATTCCTATTTACCTAGATGGGTTTATTTCTTTGAGTTTAGAGGATTTAAAGGAAAGATATAAGCGGCGCAATCCTAAACCGGAGGAGAGTAAATATAATGTGAATCATACTCCAAAAGAAGTCGAAGAAATTATTCTTTCATACTGTGTGAAGAATAAAATAACAAAGGAGGTGGCTGAAAGTATTGCAAATGCTGTGTTGGTTAGTTTGTTCCTTACTAAACGAAGGTGATTTATGGATAGAATAAATCAGTTTTCATTTTATGATGAATCGAAAATGGGTGTGAACTACCTTATTTTTGCAATGTCTTTTATTACGTTCTCTAATAATGGACCTTTGACGATTTTATTTTATTTTGTTGGTTTTCGGGTTTCATTCTCACTATTGGGTCTTTTTGACCTGCTTTTTCTGTTCATCATAACGATAATAATAGTTGTCTATATGCAACTGAGTCGAGGTGTTAAATATAAGATTCAATCTTTTCCTTTAGATGAAAGGTCTTTTTTAAAGTATTGTGAAAGTGCATGTAAGGCAATAACAAGCAAGAGAATAAAAATACTTACAACTTCAACTATTGGACTCAACGCTTTTTACCACCTGACATCACTAAAATCCAGCATGGTTGTTGAAAAGGGTCTTTTATTGAGGTTTAAAAGGGGGGAGGACATTTCAGGAATTGTAGCTCATGAAAGCGCACATATCGAAAGGAAGGATTATTGGTATATCACATTCTTACTTAGTATGACTTATGCGTTTGTGTTTTTAAATCTAATGAAAATTGTAATTGTAGGGATTCATTATTGGGTGTTGTGGTTTGACAAAGCAGCAATACTTGACAGTTATATCGGGAAGGCACATTATCTCTTTCGCTCTATCCCTGATTTTCTTTATTATAACTTTAACAGCGCAATGTTAATTGTCGTGTTTTCATTGCTTGCACGGCACTTTATCCGCCTAAGGGAATTTCTCACCGATGAATTCGCTGCTCAGAGAGGATTTAGAGAGAGTATAATTAATCGGCTTTCACAAAATATTAAATCATCTAATAGCATATTATCTTTTCATCCTAGCGCAAAAGCAAGAAAAGATGCATTGTCTGATGGTTCTCTTTGGGAGAAAGCCGACTATGGATTTATTTTTTCTTCTACATTTTGTTTTTTGATTATTATTAATTTGCTTTATAGTAAGTTGGAAGTATATATTCCAGAGGTTAATGATGAGGATTTTTTTGATTTCTTTAGTGGAAGGTCTCTTTCTTTTTTTCCTTTAGTAATCTTAACGACTCTAGTGTTTGTTTTTTCCACCATGCTGATTTTGAATCATATCAATAGGTTTTCATCTACGTTAGTTTATAAAAAAAATAACCTGCAAGAGAACTCTCGGCAGATGATATTGTGTTTTATTTATGCGTTGTTAGGATGCACCTTATCTATTGTGTTCAATGGTAATGTGGTTGTGGAACTATTTTTATCATCAAAACATGAGGGTGGTGATAATGTTTTTAGCATGATGAGGGTTGGTTATTTATTCTTTTTTTATTATTCTTCACTGATAATCGTTACAGCTTTCGTTTCTTCATATTTCTATATGATGGTGGAAATAAGATCTTCAGTGTTGAGGTTTGGATATCTTTTTGTTTTGTGGTGGGTATTGTTTTGGTTGGTGGCAACGATGTTGAATTCGTTGTATGTATGGGTGGGGTATAATATACCTTATGCACCGTCATTTTACGAGGAAGTAACTAGGTTAATATTTCCTGAGGCATTGGAAATCCCTAAGAGTGAGTTTTTAAGAAATTCTCCACCTCTATTGGTTTTTGCTCCGATTTTTATTTTTATTTTATTGGTTTTTATTTTAATTGCGAAGCCTGCAAGGGCTAGCAATCGGATTATGCCTTATGGATTGAATGATCATTATATTAGTAGTTCGTCAAGGGTGAAATGATGGATGTTATTAATTCTTATGTGAAGATGTTTCTCAATTAACAGTGTTGGCGATGTCGTTAATTAAGTGTCTGTAGAGTGTCAATTTAGAAATGAAACTTTCTCTTTTTTGGTTTTTTCTCTTACCCTGATAGAAATGCACCTCGGGGTTTGCTTTTTTTTCGATTTTCTTAGCGAGGTTTTTTGTTTAATGTATTGAATTGCTGCCAATTATTCATACTGTGTAATGTAAGGCGCCCCGATGTGTGATTTTATTTTCAACTGACTATGGGTGTTTGGAATCAAGTTAATTATGATTGAATATTTTAGTTTTGGTGATTTACCGCATGAACTTGGATTTAACATTTCATTAGGTGCCTGTCGGATTGGCCTGCAAGCTAAACATTGCAGTTATGAAAGGAAAGTACAGGCACTTTTGGGGCGATTTTAGCAAGAGATGTTTTTCCCTTTTTATTACGCTATTATGAATTGTTGATGATTATTTGCAGATACCATTGGCAAAGGTTGGTCCCGTTCATTTGCAGATGATGGGACTGGACCGGATAACAACGAAACGGCATTGAGTAGTTAGTATGAATCAACTTTTAGTGATTGATGGTGTTTCTGTACGTCAGGATAAAGTGGGGCGTTACTGCCTTCTCGTGCTTGAGTCAGCTTCAAAGCTGCTGAATTTCTCAAGCTCATCAAAACTGGGCGCTTACCAAAAGATCCAACAGCATTACGGTATCCCCAATATGATGCCTGTATATGCCATTGACGCTCCAGCCGATGCAGCAGATGGATCAAGCCGCGCAAGTTTCTCACTTACCTCATCGCTGAAAACTCATGGCATTAAGTTAACGGCAAGCCAGGCATACAAGCTGCTGGAAAAGGTCGGTGTTGTTGAGCAAAAGGTGAGAGTGAGCCGATCAGCGCCTAGTGGCGTTAAAAACTTCTGGTCACTCACTGCCAAAGGCTACATGTACGGTAAAAACATGTCATTGCAGGGTAGTCAAAATCCATCCCAGTTCCGTGAGGATTGGGACAAAGCGACAGAAGACAGTCAGAAGTAATCATAAAAAGGCGTGCTGATAGTGCGCCTGATCATGGTTATTTAATTAACATCCCGATTCGTTAAGAAAGATGTTCACTCGGAAGATTCTTAGAGCTAATTTGTGAACTCTCTTGTCGAAAAGGAGGTTGTTATGAAAGATGGCCTGTATCACGTACATTTTAAAAGTAATCAACAGGACTTTGGGGCCGGAGTCGTCACCGTAAGGCAGGGTAAGGTTAATGGTGGAGATTTTGGATATTTTTATCAGGGTGATATCTCAGAAGATGCAGCCCTGTTAAAGGTTACAAGATTTAATGACCAGGTGACCTCAGTGTTTGGTCCGGTCAAAGAGTTCATGCTTGATTTGAAAGTGAAACCTGTAATGGGCTATCACATTTTGGATGGGCATATTCAGGGCAGACCTGATATGCAAATTCAGATACACACGCGATTACTATCTGATTTGGTCTAAAAACAATGCACAAACCGCCTTAAGGGCGGTTTTTTTGAATCCTCCGACAAGGGATAACAGTTAGCCACGCTGTGAACGTCGAAATCATCACGCACAGTGACTTTCGGATTGCTGTGCATTCACATACTACAGGGATGTTTGTTGAAAGAGAAAAAACAGCAAACGTTAAAAGATAAAATAGCCGCCCCGATGGACGGCTATTTTTACTTATAAAAATCAATCAATTTGCTTCGAAAAATGGATTTTTACTGAATTTTCTTGGTCATGATCATTATTAAATGTGCTGGTAACACCACTTGTTTTGTAGCTAAGGTTTTTACCTTCTTGAGTGTAACTCATACACACAGACGCATTATTATCATACGTAACCACACGATAGACCACACCATCTACAACCTTTTGCTGGTCAAAAATCAAACCTTCTTGATCAAAGATAAAACCACTTACGTTGTTATGTAGGGTAGATTTACTGTCTGCACCAATAGTTATTTTTGGTATTGAATTGTCCTTTTATAGTAAACGTTCATTTTTGAGTGCAAGAAGCATTCTAGGATAATTCCTAGCGATCTAATTAACAAATCATACTTCTCACGCTGTTTTCAGACATTTTATATGAAGAAAACATGAAAGATCATTAAGGGGTGATTAGTGCCAGGTTTAATTCCTCGCGCTTGTCGTAAGTGCGGCGGTCCCGGCACAACAACTAACCGTTCTGGTTATTGTGAAGCGCATCGACATGAAGGATGGCAGCTGCATCAGCAGGGCAAGAGCCTCCATGAGCGTGGCCTATGGCAGTCAGTGGGATATCAGACGTACCCGCATTCTGAGGCGGGATAATCAACTATGTCAGAGCTGCCTGTGGAATGGCCGCGCTGTTGAAGCGAAGATCGTCGATCACATCTTAGCCAAAGCACATGGGGGAACCGATGATGATTCGAACCTCGAAAGCCTGTGCTGGCCCTGCCATTGCGGTAAAACGTCACGCGAATGGCTCAAATGATATCGATTCTCAATTTCATCTGAGGTGAGGGGGGAGGGGCGGGTCAAATCTCTGGAGCCTTTCGCGCTCAGGACCGCCGCCTAGGTTTTTTTCGCACCGCCGCAGGTTAGAAAACTTTTTTTGGGGTTCCCCAATGAGTGATTAATAGGAGTTTTCGATTATGTCAGGACCGCCGAAGACCCCGACACGCCTGGCTTTAGTGAAAGGGAACCCATCGAAAAGGCCCATCAACAAAAATGAGCCAAAACCGCCTTTTGGGGTGCCCCTAACGCTGAAGCATTTCGACAAGATGGGGAAATACTGGTTTAAGCGCATTGGCGATGAACTTTCAGCTGTTGGTGTGATGACCACGCTGGACGGTAAAGCGCTGGAGCTATTGATCGAAGCCTATACCGAGTATCGCCAGCATTGCGAAATTTTGGCCGAAGAGGGTTACACCTACAAAACTGTTTCTGCCACGGGGGAAGATATCGTGAAGGCTCACCCGGCAGCAGTCATGAAGTCCGATGCGTGGAAACGCATACGGGCAATGCTCACTGAATTCGGCATGACCCCGGCCAGCCGCTCTAAAGTTGGAGCTAAAGGCCCGGCTGAGGTCGATCCTCTGGAAGAGTTTCTTAAAAAGCGCAAATGATGAATGGCAACTGTTCAGGCTGGTATTCAGTACGCAGAGCACGTGCTGTCTGGCAAGATTGTTGCTGGCGAACTGGTGCGCCTGGTGTGCCAGCGGTTTCTCAATGATTTAGAGCATGGGCCGGAAC
The DNA window shown above is from Pantoea sp. At-9b and carries:
- a CDS encoding phage terminase small subunit P27 family, with amino-acid sequence MSGPPKTPTRLALVKGNPSKRPINKNEPKPPFGVPLTLKHFDKMGKYWFKRIGDELSAVGVMTTLDGKALELLIEAYTEYRQHCEILAEEGYTYKTVSATGEDIVKAHPAAVMKSDAWKRIRAMLTEFGMTPASRSKVGAKGPAEVDPLEEFLKKRK
- a CDS encoding M48 family metalloprotease translates to MGVNYLIFAMSFITFSNNGPLTILFYFVGFRVSFSLLGLFDLLFLFIITIIIVVYMQLSRGVKYKIQSFPLDERSFLKYCESACKAITSKRIKILTTSTIGLNAFYHLTSLKSSMVVEKGLLLRFKRGEDISGIVAHESAHIERKDYWYITFLLSMTYAFVFLNLMKIVIVGIHYWVLWFDKAAILDSYIGKAHYLFRSIPDFLYYNFNSAMLIVVFSLLARHFIRLREFLTDEFAAQRGFRESIINRLSQNIKSSNSILSFHPSAKARKDALSDGSLWEKADYGFIFSSTFCFLIIINLLYSKLEVYIPEVNDEDFFDFFSGRSLSFFPLVILTTLVFVFSTMLILNHINRFSSTLVYKKNNLQENSRQMILCFIYALLGCTLSIVFNGNVVVELFLSSKHEGGDNVFSMMRVGYLFFFYYSSLIIVTAFVSSYFYMMVEIRSSVLRFGYLFVLWWVLFWLVATMLNSLYVWVGYNIPYAPSFYEEVTRLIFPEALEIPKSEFLRNSPPLLVFAPIFIFILLVFILIAKPARASNRIMPYGLNDHYISSSSRVK
- a CDS encoding GrlR family regulatory protein, with amino-acid sequence MKDGLYHVHFKSNQQDFGAGVVTVRQGKVNGGDFGYFYQGDISEDAALLKVTRFNDQVTSVFGPVKEFMLDLKVKPVMGYHILDGHIQGRPDMQIQIHTRLLSDLV